A stretch of Dietzia lutea DNA encodes these proteins:
- a CDS encoding GNAT family N-acetyltransferase, with protein MSHPVSTVPTPVSTVHTPAGIVTLEPLSLGSSTDSTDTLRTLHAWLDHPSSAYWGMQGATPAEVEEFLADWSSDPHRRVLIVRIDGLRAGLAVFYDPAEVELNGRYPHEPGDLGMHLLVAPTRTPVPGTTAAVMGAICETAFAIPMIGGSPARRVVVEPDIRNTAVHRLNARAGFHEAGPVDLPDKTALLSFCGADAFRESEIGAGTRVISSSSPSDTHAGHGRPHLTGHAHLTGHAMRRAHRHLCVKALAEFSHERLLAPVHDAATDTYTVRAGDERWSFRARVLPLEHWVIDEASLRREVGGASAEPDAQELIIALAPELDIPETLLGVYLEEIAATLGSAAFCLHHRDRPAQQLAESGLQEVEGAMTEGHPGFVANNGRVGLGLTDRHHYTPESRSTVRLVWLAARRDLSHLATVAGLDERELYTREFGAEALERCDDRLRALGLDPAGYRVLPVHPWQWEHKIAVAFAPDLARRDLVYLGESDSEYRPQQSVRTFFDVTRPDRGYVKTALAVQNMGFTRGLSPKYMHDTPAVNDWVAGIVDSDPVLRALDFGILREVAAVGYTGDAYHRAAAAGVSDEGPHTKMIAALWRESPVPRLADGERAVTLASMLHVDLHGRALAVEHLERSGHDARTWLRALLDAYVLPVARCLLAHGLVFMPHGENVIVVLGPDHTPRRALFKDIGEEVAMVRDLPLPDGIERVRHVVDAETAALSIQTDVMDGVLRHLAAILDAAGVLDAAAFWDETRRCLEVLAPGDAGDDAGGRGGAGDDGEVHRPTWEALFSPRFKHSCLNRLQLRNTKQMVDLTDQAGSLQFAGTLANPLAARFGEAVDEATGPGVRGEAGAVSAAQPDTRGVTVASTA; from the coding sequence ATGAGCCACCCCGTCAGCACAGTTCCTACCCCGGTCAGCACAGTCCACACCCCGGCCGGGATCGTCACGCTCGAGCCGCTCTCCCTCGGAAGCAGCACAGACAGCACAGACACCCTCCGCACGCTGCATGCCTGGCTCGACCATCCGAGCTCGGCCTACTGGGGTATGCAGGGAGCGACGCCGGCGGAGGTCGAGGAGTTTCTCGCCGACTGGTCGTCGGACCCGCACCGCCGGGTGCTCATCGTCCGCATCGACGGCCTCCGCGCCGGCCTGGCCGTGTTCTACGACCCCGCCGAGGTCGAGCTCAACGGCCGGTACCCGCACGAACCCGGCGACCTCGGCATGCACCTGCTCGTCGCGCCGACCCGCACCCCGGTCCCCGGCACCACGGCCGCGGTCATGGGCGCCATCTGCGAGACGGCGTTCGCGATCCCGATGATCGGCGGCTCGCCGGCCCGCCGGGTGGTCGTGGAGCCCGACATCCGGAACACGGCCGTGCACCGGCTCAACGCCCGCGCCGGCTTCCACGAGGCGGGCCCCGTCGACCTGCCCGACAAGACGGCACTGCTCTCGTTCTGTGGTGCCGACGCGTTCCGCGAGTCGGAGATCGGTGCCGGGACGCGGGTGATCTCGTCGTCGTCGCCGTCGGATACCCACGCCGGGCACGGACGCCCCCACCTGACCGGCCACGCTCATCTCACCGGACACGCCATGCGCCGCGCCCACCGTCACCTGTGCGTCAAGGCCCTCGCCGAGTTCTCCCACGAACGGCTCCTCGCGCCCGTCCACGACGCCGCGACGGACACCTACACGGTCCGCGCCGGCGACGAGCGGTGGTCGTTCCGCGCCCGCGTGCTGCCGCTGGAGCACTGGGTGATCGACGAGGCGTCGCTGCGTCGCGAGGTCGGCGGCGCGTCGGCGGAACCGGACGCGCAGGAGCTCATCATCGCGCTCGCGCCGGAACTGGACATCCCGGAGACGCTGCTCGGCGTCTACCTCGAGGAGATCGCCGCGACGCTCGGCTCGGCCGCGTTCTGCCTGCACCACCGCGACCGGCCCGCGCAGCAGCTCGCCGAGTCCGGTCTCCAGGAGGTCGAAGGGGCGATGACCGAGGGCCACCCCGGCTTCGTCGCCAACAACGGACGCGTGGGCCTCGGACTGACCGACCGGCACCACTACACGCCGGAGTCCCGCTCGACGGTCCGGCTGGTGTGGCTCGCCGCGCGCCGCGACCTCAGCCACCTGGCCACCGTCGCCGGCCTCGACGAGCGCGAGCTCTACACCCGTGAGTTCGGCGCCGAGGCCCTCGAGCGGTGCGACGACCGCCTGCGCGCGCTCGGGCTCGACCCCGCCGGATACCGCGTCCTGCCCGTCCACCCGTGGCAGTGGGAGCACAAGATCGCGGTGGCGTTCGCCCCCGACCTCGCCCGCCGCGACCTGGTGTACCTCGGCGAGTCCGACAGCGAATACCGGCCCCAGCAGTCCGTGCGCACGTTCTTCGACGTCACCCGCCCCGACCGCGGCTATGTCAAGACCGCCCTGGCCGTGCAGAACATGGGCTTCACCCGCGGCCTGTCGCCGAAATACATGCACGACACCCCCGCGGTCAACGACTGGGTGGCCGGGATCGTCGACTCCGACCCCGTCCTACGGGCGCTCGACTTCGGGATCCTGCGCGAGGTCGCCGCGGTCGGCTACACCGGCGACGCCTATCACCGGGCGGCCGCCGCGGGCGTGTCCGACGAGGGTCCGCACACCAAGATGATCGCCGCACTGTGGCGGGAGAGTCCGGTCCCCCGGCTGGCCGACGGCGAGCGGGCCGTCACGCTGGCCTCGATGCTGCACGTGGACCTGCACGGGCGTGCCCTCGCCGTCGAACACCTCGAGCGCTCCGGCCACGACGCCCGCACGTGGCTCCGCGCGCTGCTCGACGCCTACGTGCTGCCGGTCGCGCGGTGCCTCCTCGCGCACGGGCTCGTGTTCATGCCGCACGGCGAGAACGTCATCGTCGTGCTGGGCCCCGACCACACGCCGCGGCGCGCGCTGTTCAAGGACATCGGCGAGGAGGTCGCGATGGTCCGCGACCTGCCGCTGCCCGACGGCATCGAGCGCGTCCGTCACGTCGTGGACGCCGAGACCGCCGCCCTGAGCATCCAGACCGACGTGATGGACGGGGTGCTGCGCCACCTCGCCGCGATCCTCGACGCCGCCGGCGTGCTCGACGCCGCGGCGTTCTGGGACGAGACGCGCCGGTGCCTGGAGGTGCTCGCCCCTGGTGACGCGGGCGACGACGCGGGCGGGCGTGGTGGGGCGGGCGACGACGGCGAGGTGCACCGTCCCACGTGGGAGGCGCTGTTCTCCCCACGGTTCAAGCACTCGTGCCTCAACCGGCTGCAGTTGCGCAACACCAAGCAGATGGTGGACCTGACCGACCAGGCCGGATCTCTGCAGTTCGCGGGCACCCTGGCGAACCCGCTGGCGGCGCGGTTCGGGGAGGCGGTCGACGAGGCGACAGGTCCCGGCGTCCGCGGCGAGGCGGGCGCCGTGTCGGCAGCACAACCCGACACCCGTGGGGTGACGGTAGCGTCGACCGCATGA
- a CDS encoding alkaline phosphatase family protein, with the protein MTEIPIEPSAHSLADVMPSVAASLGCGQHNSLGIAPARDAVLVLVDGLGAELIRRYSADAPTLAAMSTRMISAGFPATTATSLTSLAVGAPCSTHGIVGYSFRVSDDGDDTAVSFNPLRWTLDSAGGPSAMDRFPPRRIQRQPSLLELLASDGVDVTYVMREEFRESGLTRAAFRADGEFRSAISLDEVNRGVIDAVGRPSKTRRFVYAYYGDLDLIGHIHGPGSPEWLESLRDVDAFIADLATDLPRDCRLIVTADHGMVSAETVVDIDQTPSLLADVEIVAGEARVRHAYARPGAADDVLHAWRAELAGHARVISREQALDERLFGPDRAYADRLGDVIAIASGGVILARSEHEPMESSLLGHHGANTAAEQHIPLILR; encoded by the coding sequence ATGACAGAGATCCCGATCGAGCCCTCTGCCCATTCGCTGGCCGATGTCATGCCGTCTGTCGCTGCGTCGCTGGGCTGCGGCCAGCACAACTCGCTCGGGATCGCACCAGCTCGCGACGCGGTGCTGGTCCTCGTCGACGGACTCGGCGCCGAGCTGATTCGCCGGTACTCCGCCGACGCCCCGACTCTCGCCGCCATGTCCACCCGGATGATCTCCGCCGGCTTCCCGGCGACGACCGCGACCAGCCTGACGAGCCTCGCCGTAGGCGCTCCGTGCTCCACACACGGGATCGTGGGGTACAGCTTCCGAGTCTCGGACGACGGCGACGACACCGCCGTCTCGTTCAATCCATTGCGCTGGACCCTCGACTCGGCGGGCGGTCCGTCGGCGATGGACCGCTTCCCTCCCCGCCGGATCCAGCGGCAGCCGAGCCTGCTCGAACTCCTCGCCTCAGACGGCGTCGACGTCACCTACGTGATGCGTGAGGAGTTCCGCGAATCGGGACTGACCCGAGCGGCCTTCCGGGCGGACGGCGAATTCCGCTCTGCCATCTCTCTCGACGAGGTGAATCGGGGAGTGATCGACGCGGTCGGCCGCCCCTCGAAAACCAGGCGCTTCGTCTACGCGTACTACGGAGACCTCGACCTCATCGGCCACATTCACGGCCCCGGTTCTCCCGAATGGCTGGAGTCGCTCCGCGATGTCGACGCCTTCATCGCCGACCTCGCCACCGACCTCCCCCGCGACTGCAGACTCATCGTCACCGCGGATCACGGAATGGTCAGCGCCGAGACCGTCGTCGATATCGACCAGACTCCCTCCCTCCTCGCCGATGTCGAGATAGTCGCCGGCGAAGCTCGCGTCCGCCACGCGTACGCCCGCCCGGGTGCAGCCGACGACGTCCTCCACGCGTGGCGAGCCGAACTGGCCGGTCACGCCCGCGTGATCAGCCGCGAGCAGGCCCTCGACGAGCGCCTCTTCGGTCCCGATCGCGCCTACGCCGACCGGCTCGGTGATGTCATCGCCATCGCGAGCGGCGGCGTCATCCTCGCGCGGTCGGAGCACGAGCCGATGGAGTCGTCCCTCCTGGGCCATCACGGCGCCAACACCGCGGCCGAGCAGCACATCCCGCTCATCCTCCGGTGA
- a CDS encoding MmcQ/YjbR family DNA-binding protein, with translation MNGRELQRCAAARARELPTSTLEFPFGPDYDVFKVRGKMFMFHAEVEGEPQVVLKALPSDSMSLRAAHADITPGYHMNKQHWISLYPGGTLTAEMVAELVTESYRLVVAGLPKDQQPVEPETFGRGQRA, from the coding sequence ATGAACGGACGGGAACTCCAGAGGTGCGCGGCCGCGCGGGCGCGCGAGCTGCCGACGTCCACCCTGGAGTTCCCGTTCGGCCCGGACTACGACGTGTTCAAGGTCCGCGGCAAGATGTTCATGTTCCACGCCGAGGTCGAGGGCGAGCCCCAGGTGGTCCTCAAGGCGTTGCCGTCGGACTCGATGTCCCTACGCGCCGCCCATGCCGACATCACGCCCGGTTACCACATGAACAAGCAGCACTGGATCTCGCTGTACCCGGGCGGCACGCTGACCGCCGAGATGGTCGCCGAGCTCGTCACCGAGTCCTACCGACTCGTCGTGGCCGGGCTGCCGAAGGACCAGCAGCCCGTCGAGCCGGAGACCTTCGGCCGCGGCCAGCGGGCCTGA
- a CDS encoding HNH endonuclease: MDGDTGRTTGGPASPSGSADSSGSADSSGPAGPSGASALTGLTAAAREGWAAENRAAAQRLVACYALLQECWREYGHGIDGSHEARPGHAVVDGLVAAAGYVVAAMSISARRAEKMLSFSWELHTRYPAILEAMAAGLMEQRVAELLTRQMSTVRGDVLEQIQRQAVEDYLGGVAAGIRLGDKALRDEIDAVIGRHDPDAIRLRKEDASRTRGVRIGKGVDGMSSVSALLATEEAAVLAEALDQRVAEHDAADAGAAAAQAAARAADPDTDPDEPEPHYSKAERRADALMSLICGDTPTHPGTDTDDADGGPAGAPSRPGGPSAPTGGGQAPVLRPKVTVIATGDNGRDEHGARVEFTRTGEAALQTLLEMLATADGASFEQVDPRIGAADDTSAALKYRPGAELARRVRLRDGTCRHPGCAVPADDCDLDHVVPFNHADPASGGHTVEANLVSQCRRHHRFKTFSDWTYTLQSDGTLIVTTPDGTTMLTRPDGPLAQYRREHQRDEADAWARQQRRNPAPVFGASILDEATYFARRAQRLARERARATARNTTDAGTTPTEPTADTTPGPDSISATRERMTPAAASRWWQRNKPTDSALEKAILHALHAHLDELLQPPPPF; the protein is encoded by the coding sequence ATGGACGGCGACACCGGGCGCACGACCGGCGGCCCCGCGTCCCCTTCCGGCTCTGCTGACTCATCCGGCTCTGCCGACTCGTCCGGCCCCGCCGGCCCGTCCGGTGCTTCGGCGTTGACGGGCTTGACGGCGGCGGCGCGTGAGGGCTGGGCGGCAGAGAACCGCGCCGCCGCGCAGCGCCTGGTCGCCTGCTACGCCCTGCTGCAGGAATGCTGGCGCGAGTACGGGCACGGTATCGACGGCAGCCACGAGGCCCGCCCCGGCCACGCTGTTGTTGACGGCCTTGTCGCCGCCGCCGGGTATGTGGTGGCAGCGATGTCGATCTCCGCTAGGCGCGCGGAGAAGATGCTGTCCTTCTCGTGGGAGCTGCACACCCGCTACCCGGCGATCCTGGAGGCGATGGCCGCCGGCCTGATGGAACAACGCGTCGCCGAGCTGCTCACCCGGCAGATGTCCACCGTCCGCGGCGATGTTCTCGAGCAGATCCAGCGCCAGGCCGTCGAGGACTACCTGGGCGGCGTCGCCGCCGGTATCCGTCTGGGCGACAAAGCCCTGCGCGATGAGATCGACGCCGTCATCGGCCGCCACGACCCCGACGCCATCCGCCTACGCAAAGAAGACGCCAGCCGCACCCGCGGCGTGCGCATCGGCAAAGGCGTCGACGGCATGTCCAGCGTCTCCGCGTTGTTGGCGACCGAGGAAGCCGCCGTGCTGGCCGAAGCCCTGGATCAGCGGGTCGCCGAACACGACGCCGCCGACGCAGGCGCAGCCGCCGCCCAGGCCGCGGCGCGGGCCGCCGACCCCGATACCGACCCGGACGAACCGGAGCCGCACTACTCGAAGGCCGAACGCCGCGCCGACGCCCTGATGTCCCTGATCTGCGGCGACACCCCCACCCACCCAGGCACCGACACCGATGACGCCGACGGCGGTCCCGCGGGCGCGCCGAGTCGCCCGGGCGGCCCGAGCGCCCCCACCGGCGGCGGTCAGGCGCCGGTGTTGCGGCCGAAGGTCACCGTCATCGCCACCGGCGACAACGGCCGCGACGAACACGGCGCGCGAGTGGAGTTCACCCGCACCGGCGAGGCCGCCCTGCAGACCCTGCTGGAGATGCTCGCCACCGCAGATGGCGCCTCGTTCGAGCAGGTCGACCCCCGCATCGGCGCCGCCGACGACACCAGCGCGGCCCTGAAATACCGGCCCGGCGCCGAGTTGGCGCGCCGGGTCCGGCTCCGCGACGGCACCTGCCGCCACCCCGGATGCGCGGTCCCCGCCGACGACTGCGACCTGGATCATGTCGTGCCGTTCAACCACGCCGACCCCGCCAGCGGCGGCCACACGGTCGAGGCCAATCTGGTGAGCCAGTGCCGGCGCCACCACCGGTTCAAAACCTTCTCCGACTGGACCTACACGTTGCAGTCCGACGGCACCCTGATCGTGACCACCCCCGACGGCACCACCATGCTCACCCGCCCCGACGGCCCCCTGGCCCAGTACCGGCGCGAGCACCAACGCGACGAAGCCGACGCCTGGGCGCGTCAGCAACGCCGCAACCCCGCCCCCGTCTTCGGCGCCAGCATCCTGGACGAGGCGACCTACTTCGCCCGCCGCGCCCAACGCCTGGCCCGCGAACGCGCCCGCGCCACCGCCCGCAACACCACCGACGCCGGCACCACACCAACCGAGCCCACCGCCGACACCACCCCAGGCCCGGACTCGATCTCTGCCACGCGCGAACGGATGACCCCCGCCGCGGCCAGCCGCTGGTGGCAACGCAACAAACCCACCGACAGCGCCCTGGAAAAAGCCATCCTCCACGCCCTCCACGCCCACCTCGACGAACTCCTCCAACCACCACCACCCTTCTGA
- a CDS encoding lysine N(6)-hydroxylase/L-ornithine N(5)-oxygenase family protein, whose product MTGEVHDLLGVGIGPFNLGLACLAEPLGLDAVFLDARDGFAWYHGLMFDDATIQVPFLADLVTLADPTSPYSFLNYLKQIGRLYPFYIREDFQPLRAEYDAYCRWASERVGGLRWGREVVDVRREERGDDDEAPVYRVTAITPEGTETYRTRHLVLGIGTAPWAPIDREPLDGDGSVALHASDYLHRRDELLSLGSVTVVGSGQSAAEIYHDLLSSAGVDGPRIDWVTRSPRFFPMEYTKLTLEMTSPEYIDHFYALPADQRDRMLREQRSLYKGINADLINEIHDLLYRRSVHGLASGLLAAATTLDGAARAVGAARADDPPGALRLDLSCADTGRFWTHHTDGLVLATGYSPTPPRFLEGIADEIDRDERGRYRVARDHTVDRAHSTIHVQNAEEHTHGLTAPDLGMGAMRNSVILRSICGREVYPVETSIAFQQFGAPADGADPAQPAPAHDSPTTRHQEAR is encoded by the coding sequence GTGACGGGGGAGGTCCACGACCTGCTGGGCGTGGGGATCGGCCCGTTCAACCTGGGTCTGGCGTGCCTGGCCGAGCCGCTGGGGTTGGACGCGGTCTTCCTCGACGCCCGCGACGGCTTCGCGTGGTACCACGGGCTGATGTTCGACGACGCCACCATCCAGGTGCCGTTCCTGGCCGACCTGGTGACGCTCGCCGACCCGACGTCGCCGTACTCGTTCCTGAACTACCTCAAGCAGATCGGGCGCCTGTACCCCTTCTACATCCGTGAAGACTTCCAGCCGCTGCGCGCGGAGTACGACGCCTACTGCCGCTGGGCGTCCGAACGGGTCGGCGGCCTGCGCTGGGGCCGGGAGGTGGTCGACGTCCGACGAGAAGAACGGGGCGACGACGACGAGGCCCCCGTCTACCGGGTCACGGCCATCACCCCGGAGGGCACCGAGACCTACCGCACCCGGCACCTGGTGCTGGGGATCGGGACGGCCCCGTGGGCGCCGATCGACCGGGAGCCGCTGGACGGTGACGGGTCGGTGGCGCTCCACGCGAGCGATTACCTGCACCGGCGGGACGAACTGCTGTCGCTGGGATCGGTGACGGTGGTGGGCAGTGGCCAGTCGGCCGCGGAGATCTACCACGACCTGCTTTCGTCCGCCGGCGTCGACGGCCCACGCATCGACTGGGTGACGAGGTCCCCGCGGTTCTTCCCGATGGAGTACACCAAGCTCACGTTGGAGATGACGTCGCCGGAATACATCGACCACTTCTACGCGCTGCCCGCGGATCAGCGCGACCGGATGCTGAGGGAGCAGCGCTCGCTGTACAAGGGCATCAACGCCGACCTCATCAACGAGATCCACGATCTGCTGTACCGCCGCTCGGTCCACGGCCTCGCCAGCGGCCTGCTCGCGGCGGCCACCACCCTGGACGGCGCGGCCCGTGCGGTCGGTGCGGCCCGTGCGGACGACCCGCCCGGCGCGCTGCGACTCGACCTGAGCTGCGCCGACACCGGCCGGTTCTGGACGCATCACACCGACGGGCTGGTCTTGGCGACCGGCTACTCCCCCACGCCGCCGCGGTTCCTGGAGGGAATCGCCGACGAGATCGACCGCGACGAGCGGGGTCGGTACCGCGTGGCCCGCGACCACACCGTCGACCGGGCGCACTCGACGATCCACGTCCAGAACGCGGAGGAGCACACGCACGGGCTCACCGCCCCGGACCTGGGCATGGGGGCGATGCGCAACAGCGTCATCCTGCGCTCGATCTGCGGGCGCGAGGTCTACCCGGTCGAGACGTCGATCGCGTTCCAGCAGTTCGGCGCGCCTGCCGACGGTGCCGACCCCGCCCAGCCCGCCCCCGCACACGACTCGCCGACCACCCGGCACCAGGAGGCACGATGA